One Candidatus Zixiibacteriota bacterium genomic window, CCGAGAATAGCCGGGATTATATACCAATATTGTCCATTGTCAAAAATCGGTTCCCAGACTTTGTCTTGAAAATTGGTCCAGAACAGAAGCATAGTAAAGTAGCCAGTAGCAACACCGGCAACTAAGCGTTCAGCGAATTTATAAAAGGGATTATCCTTATACAAAAAGCTGAAAATACAAAGGGTTAGGAAGGCGGCAATACCGTTTCCTATAAGTTCATAGGTAGTCATCAGGCGCTTCCTCCCATCTGTTGTTTTTTCCTACGGGTGGCGAAATAGGCCACATTTGATAATATAATAAATAAAATTATCACCAAGTGGGCTATAACCTGGTATGCCATTTGAGCCATACCCTCACCGGGATAACCAACAAGCTTTTCATATTCTGCGGCGCCCTTGACACCGGGAATGATGCCGAACAATTGATTTGATCCTAAGTACTGGTAGTAGTTGGCCGACATAACGCCGGTTATGCCAAGAGCCAGCGGGAATTTATATCGACCATTGCCATAAACAAGCCACATATCGGCTGTATTGCCGGATGTTATCTCGATAACGGCTTTAACATCATCGAAGTTTTTAATGCCATTCATTATTGGCTGATCATCAAGCGGAGTACCATAATAATCAACCGGGAACGGCACTCTGAAATCAACTCCCATAGCCATGATAACAATTGCCGGGTATGGCCGATAGCCTAAAAAGATATAGTCTTCTCCCCGGATCTTGTTATGATTTTCTGCAAGATCGGACGTTATTTGCTCAACCAAACCTGGGCCAAACTGCGACAGGGTAACAAAAATCAGCTTTATATCTTTTTCGAAGGCCTGGTTAATAATAGCCACAGCCATAGGATTGAGTTCAGCCATCGAGGATGGGTCATAATCGACACAGATAAAAAGATAATCGCCGGCTTCTGTTTTATCAACATAATCGTAAATTTTCCTCACTTCAGGGGAAACAGATACTGGCACGTTGAAAGACCAGATAGTAGGGATAATAACTGCTATGCCGATAGCTAAGTATACCCAGCGGCGGTCTATTTGCATTATTTTTTCAAAAAACATATCTCATCCTCTCTCAATCATGACCCATATAGGTTCGTTCTATACCAAGGATGATCTTGATAGCAGTGGCGGTAGCGCCCAAACCGATACCCATCATGATAGCGCGGTTAGCAGCCATATTTGGTACTGAAAGTATCCAGGAAACAGCCTTGAGGTTGAGTGCGGAAATCGGACCAAGGGGAATAAACCGAAGCATTACGATAAATGCTGTTAAAAGAAGGATAGTCGCTAAAGCCGATCTGGCTCGGAAAGCGCGATAAGCTGCACTGGCTATAAAGAAAGCCAGAAGGGAAAAAATAGTCGCTTGAATCGGCACTAAGACATACGTGAATAAATCCATATGCAAACTGCCTAACTCCATGTTTTCTCGCTTAAGGCAGGTTACTACCATAATCAAAAAACCAGCCAGCAATACTGCCGAATAAAATCGTTCGCCGGGCACTTTAAGTTTGCTTACATTGGCTTTTACCAAACTCCATATTCCCAGCGGCATAGCCAGAATGCCAATAACAATCGTCCAGTCTTGGGAATATGTGAATATAAACTCAGACCAGCCTGTCGGGATAAAATATTGAATCAGCATGGCAAAACCTGTAATCCCGACAATTAAAATAGGTATTTCTCTTTTCATATAACTCTCCGGGTTACAGATTAACGGTTATCATATTTAACAGATATGGCAAACCTGCGGTTATTGCAATTGTGCCTAAAATAATAATTATCATCACTAAAGCCTTAGAATAATCCTGAGCTTTAAGCGTACCAAGCTGAACCGGTTCCTGCGAAAGATAAGCTGATGCCGCATAAAGTTCTTCACCAATTAAAGTATAATCAGTAGCTGCAACAAAGAACGGCAGTTGAGCGATCTGGTCTGTACCGGCTATCTGAATTGAGCCGGCAATATTTCCGGTTTCAGCGAGTATCAATGATTCCGCGTAGAAAACCCCCATATAGAAATTGGTTGCCGGTTTTTCGCGAAGCATAATTCCGTTAACAGCCGCTACATAAGGAAACTGTAGAGCCGTAACGTAAAAAACGTCGTCAGCATTGTATTGGTCGGGACGTCCAGCTTCAAGATAGGCAGTTCGAACTGTTTCCTGAGCAACCGCTAATACTACGGGGTCTTGAACAGGAACCAACACCCGGGTTTGATATTCTGCGGTTTTTTTGGCTACTCTTGCCAGAATTGTAAATCCGGCAATTGTAGCAATGTCTCCGGCAGTGCCCAAGCCAAGAATGAACAAAATAGGCTTGCCCATTTCGGTCGCTCTGCCTATGGCGTCATCAACAGCATTAATTCCAGGCAGCGGACGCACGTAAAGATTTTTACCCTTCTTAGCTGAGGAGATAAGCACTAACAGAAAGGCGGAAAAAATCAAAACGCCAATAAGAATCGGAAGTTTGCCCCAATGAAACAGATTTTCAATCGTTTCCCCGGAAGCTATTTCTGAGGGTTCCGACCGGACTTGCTGATTTGATACAGCAACTATTTTATAATACCAAGAGCTGTTTTTTGGCATATAGTCAGGATTGGGAATTGTTTTTGTAGGCGGCGTATCGTCAACATCTTCAAATGTTGTTTCTCCCGATGGCATCTTGCCTTGTGAAATGAATTCACCGTCCGGCGAATCCGAACGGAGAACGTCATACATAATAACATTGTTTAAACCTGAGCCGTCATCAGGCGACAGATTCCATTCGATTATCAAGCCATGACCAGCATCATTAGGTTTGTCGCTAACCGTTATATTAGTTGGAGGACTTGGCGCCGGCGGTCCGATTGTATCGATAAGCACTTCCTCATCAGCCGCCTGGGCAAATACACCTCCTCCCATGAGCAATACTAGCATTAAAACTAAAATTGTCTTAGTCAATTGATTCATAAGCTACCTCCGAGAGTTACTGTAAAAGAACTAATTTTAAGTTAATTGTCCGGAACATAATTTATCTTAAAATATTGTATATAAACTTTTTATTATAAATAAATGAAGCAGAATAATAATTCGGTAAAAAATGGTAATCAGCAAAACTATCTGTAAACATATCATTCATATTATAATAAAACTTATCGATCAATTAATCCCAGCCAGTCTCCCAGCAAAAACTGCATTCTTCCCACTAAAAGTGAAATTCGAGCCATGACAGTATAACCGAAACCAGCGCCAAAAGTAATCATCAAAACCCAAATGCCGATCTTGCTTGCCGTGCCAAATCCGCCCTTGTGTTCCTTAGAGAAAAAGAAATAAATCAGACCGCACATAACGCCGCCAACAATTATAG contains:
- a CDS encoding fibronectin type III domain-containing protein translates to MNQLTKTILVLMLVLLMGGGVFAQAADEEVLIDTIGPPAPSPPTNITVSDKPNDAGHGLIIEWNLSPDDGSGLNNVIMYDVLRSDSPDGEFISQGKMPSGETTFEDVDDTPPTKTIPNPDYMPKNSSWYYKIVAVSNQQVRSEPSEIASGETIENLFHWGKLPILIGVLIFSAFLLVLISSAKKGKNLYVRPLPGINAVDDAIGRATEMGKPILFILGLGTAGDIATIAGFTILARVAKKTAEYQTRVLVPVQDPVVLAVAQETVRTAYLEAGRPDQYNADDVFYVTALQFPYVAAVNGIMLREKPATNFYMGVFYAESLILAETGNIAGSIQIAGTDQIAQLPFFVAATDYTLIGEELYAASAYLSQEPVQLGTLKAQDYSKALVMIIIILGTIAITAGLPYLLNMITVNL